Part of the Micromonospora inyonensis genome, CCGGCCAGTCGTCGGCGGCCAGGTCCGGCACCGGCGTGACGGCCGACGAGGAGCCGGCACCCGTGCCGGACCCTCCCGTCGTGTCGGTCCCGGCGGTTTCCGCGTCGAACGCGGCGGTGATCTCGGCGACCGCCGGGTCGACGAAGGACCGGGAGACCGGGAAGTGCTCCACGATGACGTCGGCGAGGTGCGCGGCCTTCGCGGCGGAGAGCCGGATCAGTTGGGTCAACGGCAGGAACAGCGCCAGGCGGAGGCAGGCCAGGGCGTACCGGTCGGCGGCACGGCCCCGGACGTGGCGGGGTGCGGCGAAGCCCTGGTTGCGCAGGCCCGGCCGGTGGCTCTCGTCCTCGGCGACGGCGACCTCGAAGTCGACCAGCGTGATCCGGTCGTCCGGCCGCACCATGATGTTGGCCATGTGCAGGTCGCCGTAGACCACGCCCCGGTCGTGGATCGCCTGCACGGCCGCCTCGACCTGGTCGAAGACGTCCCGTGCCCACCGGGCGTACGCTGCCCGGGCCGCCTCGGTGGCGTCGGCGTCCACCAGCGGGTGCCGGTTGGCCAGCACCTTGTTCAGTGACCGGCCCTCGATGAACTCCAGCGCGATGAACCTGTGCTCGCCGAGGGTGAACTCGTCGTGCAGCCGGGGCACCTGCGGCAGGTCGGCGAGCCGGCGCAGCATCGCCGCCTCCCGCTCCAGCCGGGTGACCGCGTCGGCGCCGTCGGAGTCCAGGCCGGCCAGGGGGCGGGCCTCCTTGAGCACCACCTGCGTGTCGTCGCGGGTGTCCCGCCCCACGTAGAGGCCGCCGCCGTTGGAGAAGTGGATGACCTTCTCGATCCGGTACGGCACCTCGTTCGTGCTGGTCGCGTTCCGGGCGGCCAGGTGGGGGGCGAGGAAGTCGGGCAGGGTCACCCAGGACGGCACGTGGAAGACCGGGTCGCGCCGGTCCGGCACCAGCGTGCCGGTGCCGTCGGCGATCGCCGGGACGGTGTGCCCGTCCGGGGTGACGCAGTATCGGGCGGTGAAGCTGCCGTAGCGGACGTACACCGGCCCGGCGCCGTAACGCAGGTCACTGAGAATGTACGGACCGGCCTCACCGGAGAGCAGCTCGTCGAGCTCCTTGCAGGCGAGCTCCAGCTCCGCCTCGTCCCTGGGGTAGATGGTGACGAACTTGCCGCTCCCGCCGCGGTGGGCGTACTTGGAGTTGCGCAGCAGCACGATGCGCGGGCTGCGGAGGAACTTGAACGCCAGACCGCGCGGCACGCAGTAGGACCAGACCGCGTCGAGCACCCGCTCGGCGTTCTCGACGCCGGCCGAGACGTGGATCTTCCAGCCCTGCGGGGGCAGCGAAGCACCCTCCGGGGCGTAGTTCATCCAGTCGCTGGTCGCCTCGGACGTCCAGCCGGCCGGGGCGGGACGCCCGGCGGCGAAGGTGTGCCCGTCGGTGGCGTTGCCGAGGGAGTCGTAGAACAACCGGTTCGTCACGCAGAAGCTGTCATAGCCCTCGTCCACCGTCTGGCCTCCCTCCGCGTCCCGGGCCGGTCCTCGTTCCCGGCGATGCACCGAGTCTCGTGGACGGGACGGTGTCGGCTCCAGTGCGCTTAGTCACGACGGTGTATGCGCAGCGCACGGGTACTCATGACAAAAGTCAGCCCGGGGCTGTGCGGACATGCGCGAGCCGCCCGGCACGGACGCCGGGCGGCTCGGTCGATCGGGGTGTGTCCGCAGGTCAGGTAACTCGCGGGGTCTCCTGCGGAAGCTGCTCGTGCCCGCCGCGCGCCACCAGGTCGCGCAGTCGCGCCATACCGTCCCAGACGTCGACGTAACGGGTGTAGAGGGGCGCCGGGCCGAGCCGCAACCGGTCCGGTACCCGGAAGTCACCCACCACCTTCGCCTCGCTGATCAGCGTCCGGGAGATCCGTAGCGCGTCCGGGTGGGCCAGGCAGATGTGGCTGCCCCGACGGTGCGCGTCGCGCGGCGAGGCGAGCGTGAAGCCGAGCGGCGTGAGCCAGGCGTCGGCGAGGTCGACCATCAGCTCGCCGAGGCCGACGCCCTTGGCGCGCAGCCGGTCGGTGCCCGCCTCGGCGAGCACGTCCAGCGCCGGGTCGAGGGCGGCCAGCGACAGGACCGGCGGGGTGCCGACGAGGAACCGGCCGATGTCCGGGGCGGGGTCGTACTCCGGTCCCATCCGGAACTGGTCGCGCTGGCCGAACCAGCCCCAGATCGGCTGGCGCAGCCGGGCCTGCAACTCCTGCCGGACGTAGAGGAAGGCCGGCGCGCCCGGCCCGCCGTTGAGGTACTTGTAGGTGCAGCCGACGGCGAGGTCCGCGCCGGAGGCGGTCAGCTCCACCGGTACCGACCCGGCCGCGTGCGACAGGTCCCACAGCACGTACGCCCCGACCTCGCGGGCCGCCGCGTTCACCGCGGCGAGGTCGAGCAGGGTGCCCGAGCGGTAGGAGACGGCCGAGAGCACCACCAGCGCCACCCGGTCGTCCAGGGACTGCCGTACGTCGGCCGGGCTGATCCCCTCGTCCAGATCCGAGGGGAGGGTCCGCACGGTCAGGCCGCGCTGCGCGGCGAGCCCCTGGAGGAGGTACCGGTCGGTGGGGAACTCCTCCGCGTCGACCAGGATGACGTGCCGGCCGGGGTTGGCGTCCAGCGCGGCGGCGGCCAGCTTGTACAGGTTCACCGAGGTCGAGTCGGAGACCACCACCTCACCGGGGCGTGCGCCGAGCGCGTGCGCGGCGAGCCGGTCGCCGAGCCGGCGGCCCCAGTCGATCCAGGACGACCAGGAACGCACCAGGTCGGTGCCCCACTCCTGCCGGACCAGCCGGTCCAAAGCCTGCGGCGTGGCCGCCGGGAGCCGACCCAGCGAGTTGCCGTCGAGGTAGATCAGCTCCGGGTCGGTGATCACGAAGCGGTCGCGCAGCCCGGCGAGGGGGTCGGCCGCGTCCCGTTCCTCCGCCGCCTGACGGGAAAGGTCCCCGCGCATCGTCCGCTCCTCTCGTCCACGCCCCACGAGCGGGGCCAACATAGCCGATCGACCAGCCGTTCCGTCCAGGCCACCGCACCGGGTGACGGTGCGTGGACGGCCGGTGAGTACCCGCCCGTGGGCACCGGCGTCCCGGTAACGTGGTGCTCCGTGACCGGATGCGTGCTGCGGGGCGCGGCGGCCGTCGCCGGGGCCCTCGTCCTCGCCGTGGCCGTGGTGGGCCCCGTGCCGGCCGTGGCCGGGCCGGTTCCCACGCCGACCACCTCCGTGCCGAGCGCCGCCGGGGTTCCCGCCCCGGTGCCGTCGCCGCTCGGGCCGCCCTGCCCGCGGCAGCCGGCCCCGGCGGTGTCCCGTCCGCCCCGGCCGTCGCCGCCGCCGGTCGGGGCGGGCGAGCGGGCGGTGGGCGGGCCGGCACTGGCCACCCCCGGGCTGGTCGTGCCGCCCGGGTCGCCACCACCACCGGCGTTGACCGCCACCTCCTGGCTGGTCGCGGACCTGGACACCGGGGCGGTCCTGGGCGCATGCGGCCCGCACGAGCCGGGCACCCCGGCCAGCGTGCAGAAGCTGCTGCTCGCGGCGACGCTGGTGCCCACCCTCGACCCGCGTCAGGTGGTCACGGTGACCCGTGCCGACCTCGACATCGAGCCGGGTAGCTCCGCCGTCGGGCTGGTCGAGGGCGGCCGGTACCCGGTGGAGCTGCTCTGGCTGGGGTTGCTGCTCCAGTCCGGCAACGACGCCGCCAACGTGCTCGCCCGGCTCGGCGGCGACGCGCAGGGAGCGGCCGGCGGGGTGCAGGCGATGAACGAGCGGGCCCGCCAGCTCGGGGCGTACCAGACGCACGCGGTGACGCCGTCCGGCCTGGACGGCCCGGGTCAGTTCACCAGCGCGTACGACCTGGCGCTGATCGCCCGGGTCTGCTTCGCCGACCCGACGTTCCGGCGGTACGCGCTCACCGGAGCGGCTCAGGTCCCGGCCCAGGGACGCCTGGCGCGGGGCTTCCAGATCCAGAACGAGAACCCGCTCGTGACCCGGTATCCCGGTGCGTTGGGCGGCAAGACCGGCTTCACCGACCTGGCCCGGCACACCTACGTCGGCGCGGCCGAACGCGACGGTCGGCGGCTGGTCGTGACGCTGCTGGGGGCCGAACCCCGGCCAATGCGCGGCTGGGAGCAGGGGGCCGCGCTGCTCGACTGGGGGTTCTCGCTGCCCCGGGACGCCACGGTCGGCCGGCTGGTCGACCCGGGTGAACCGGTGCCCGGCACCCCGTCGACCGGTGTCCCGGCCGCTGCCCCGGCCGTCGTGGCCGCTCCCGCCCCCGCCCCCCGGACGGGTACCCGGTGGTGGGGTATGGCGGGTGCCGGCGTGGTGGTGCTCGGAGCGGCCCTCGCCGTCGTGCTGCTGCGCCGCCGTCGGGGCCGCCGGACGACCCTCGGCGGCTGACCGCCCGGCACGGTCGCGGACGCGGCGGCTCGCCACCGCGTCGTCAATCGTCGGTCCGGCCCCTGTGGCCGCTGTGGCGACCCTCGCATGCCGCCGGCGGATCTTCTATTGACATGCGTCGTTGTCGTGGCGGGACTGCAAACGGAGATGCCGGCGGGGTCGGTGTCGAAGAGGTAGACCAGTCGCGCACGTCCTCCTCCGGCAGGGCGTACACGTGCCGGTACGCCCGGGCGGTGCGGCGGTGCGGGAAGCCCAGCGCGGGGTCCTCGAAGTACGGGCTGAAGCGTTCAGCAGGATCCGGGACGCTCCGGCCGGATGTTGCACGTGCATCAACGCCGGGATCTGCCGCAGCACGGGCTCGTAGTCCTCGGCGCGTTCCTCCGGGAAGAAGCCGTAGAGCCAGTTCCAGGTGACGGTGAGGCCGGCGGCCTCGCAGTCGCGCAGGGTCCGCACGTTGCGGGTCCCGGCCACGCCCTTGTCCATAATCTTGAGCGCCGGTGAGACCAGGCTCTCGATGCCGGGCTGGACGTGGCTGACCCGGGCGGCCCGGAAGATGTCGATCTCGGCGGGCTTCAGGTTGGACTTCACCTCGTAGTGCAGTCGGAGGTCCCAGTCGAGTTCGGCGAGCCGGTGCAGCACCGTGGTGAAGAAGCTGTTGGCGATGATGTTGTCGACCATGATCAGTCGAGGGTCCGGTGCCAACTCGTCAGCTCGCCGAGTTCCCGGATCACCGCGTCCGGATCCTTCGCACCCAGCCAGTCGCGCGGCTCGTTAGCCGAGCCCTCAACGGACACGCGGGCGGCCGTGGCGCGAAACCAGCCTACCAGCGACGAGCGTTGTCACAGATAGGGCGTCGGTGAACTGTCCGGTGATGGGGGGCTATACGGGGTCGCCGGGGTGTGCCTGGGTGCCGTCGAGGGGCTGGCAGCGTTCGAGGAACTGGTGGTGAACTGCGGGCGCGACGCGCTGACGCGTAGGTGTAGCCCTGGTCGCGCCGTACGGTCACGCCATGGTCGAGCGCGGGCCCTTCAAGATCAAATACTTGGCGGGCTGGGTCAGCTATCCAAGCGCCGGGCCCAGTCGCCGAGGTTCCCGCTGCCGTTGCCGGCCTGATCGTCGATGCTGGGCTGGCCGAAGTCGGTGGACATCGCAGCACCGTGCCCGTCGGTCACACCACTGCCGGGAGCCGGCCCCGCCGGTTCCGCCCACCCCACCGACCAGGCCGACGCGGCCGGCCCCACCGACCAGGCCGACGCGGCCGGCCCCGCCGGCCAGGACGATGCCGTGGGGGCGTCCGGGTCGTCCAGCAGCCCTGGCAGCCCAGGCAGACCCGCGCCCGCCGACGAGGCAGGTACCGGCCCGGACATCGGCAGCGTATCCCAGTCGTCCAGCCAGGACAGGTCCTGCGGATTGTCCGGCCCCAGGGCAGGGCCCGGCACCGGTGCTTGCTGGGGCTGACCCGGATCGCTCACCCTGTACAGCGCCGCCACGTGACCGCGGCCTTTCTGGACCAGCTGCAGCAGACCACGGTCGCGCAATACCTTGATCCGGTCATGCACCCTCTGCTGCCGTGTGGATGTCGCCTCGGCGAGGTCTTGCTCGGTGACGGTGATGGTTCCGTTGTTGTCCATACGGTCGATCAGGGCGTTCCACAACGGCCGCAGATTATCCCGCTGCCGTTTTGTGGTGGCGATGTGGTTGGCGTGCTGCTCGAACAGCGTCCGGGCCCCCTCCTGGTCGAGCACCCACCGGCTGCCCTCAGGAGGGTCTGGCAACGGTGCTTGCTGGGGCTGACCCGGATCGCTCACCCTGTACCGCGCCGCCCAGCGACTGCGACCTTTCTGGACCAGCTGCAGCAGACCACTGCCGAGCAATACCCCGATCCGGTCACTCACCGTCGCCGGACGCAGTGTGGTTGTCGCCTCGGCGAGCTCTCCCAGGCTGACGGTGATGGTTCCGTCGCCGTCCATACGGTCGATCAGGGCGTTCCACAACGGCCGCAGATCATCCCGCTGCCGTTTTGTGGTGGCGATGTGGTTGGCGTGCTGCTCGAACAGCGTCCGGGCCCCGTCCCGGTTGCGCACCCACTGGCTGCCCTCAGGAGGGTCTGGCAACGGTGCTTGCTGGGGCTGACCCGGATCGCTCACCCCGTCCGGGGACTCGACCTGTCTCGTGTCCCACGGCGGCTCCCACCCGTCGTCGAGGCGTCGTATGTCCAGATCCATCCCGTCAAGATCCGGGTCCAATACGTTCAGGAATTCCTGATCACCGGACGCCGGGCCAGTACCAGACGGGTCGTCCTTGCGCGGATCCATCGGTTGCGGCCCGGGGCCGGGTTCCGTGCCCATGGCCGTGGGCGGGCCGACCCACGCCGGATGGAGCGGATCAAACAGATCGGGGGCTGGGTCCCCCTGCGAGGTGGCCCAGTCGCCGGGGTTCCCGCTGCCCTCGCCGGCCTGATTGCGCGGCTGGCCGAAGTCGGTGGACATCCCAGCACCGTGGGCGGTCACATCAATGCCGGGATACGGCCACCCCGGTTCCGCCCACCCCACCGACCAGGACGACGCGGCCGGCCCCGCCGGCCAGGACGATGTTGTGGGGGCGTCCGGGTCGTCCAGCAGCCCTGGCAGCCCAGGCAGACCCGCGCCCGCCGACGAGGCAGGTACCGGCCCGGACATCGGCAGCGTATCCCAGTCGTCCAGCCAGGACAGGTCCTGCGGATTGTCCGGCCCCAGGGCAGGGCCCGGCACCGGTGCTTGCTGGGGCTGACCCGGATCGCTCACCCCGTACCGCGGCGCCCCGCGACCGCGACCTTTCTGGACCAGCTGCAGCAGACCACGGTCGCGCAATACCCCGATCCGGTCATGCACCCTCTGCTTCGGTATGGATGTCGCCTCGGCGAGGTCTGACGCGCTGGCGGTGATGAGCCCGTCGCCGTCCATACGGTTGATCAGCGCGTTCCACAACTTCTGCAGCTGATCCCGGTGCTGCGTTGTGGTGGCGATGTGGCCGGCGTGCTGCCCGAACAGCGTCCGGGCCCCGTCCCGGTTGCGCACCCACTGGCTGCCCTCGGGAAGGTCCGGCAACGGTGCTTGCTGGGGCTGACCCGGATCGCTCACCCTGTACCGCGCCGCCCAGCGACTGCGACCTTTCTGGACCAGCTGCAGCAGACCACTGCCGAGCAATACCTTGATCCGGTCATGCACCCTCTGCTGCCGTGTGGTTGTCGCCTCGGCGAGGTCTTGCTCGGTGACGGTGATGGTTCCGTCGCCGTCCATACGGTCGATCAGGGCGTTCCACAACGGCCGCAGATCATCCCGCTGCCGTTTTGTGGTGGCGATGTGGTTGGCGTGCTGCTCGAACAGCGTCCGGGCCCCGTCCCGGTTGCGCACCCACTGGCTGCCCTCAGGAGGGTCTGGCAACGGTGCTTGCTGGGGCTGACCCGGATCGCTCACCCCGTCCGGGGACTCGACCTGTCTCGTGTCCCACGGCGGCTCCCACCCGTCGTCGAGGCGTCGTATGTCCAGATCCATCCCGTCAAGATCCGGGTCCAATACGTTCAGGAATTCCTGATCACCGGACGCCGGGCCAGTACCAGACGGGTCGTCCTTGCGCGGATCCATCGGTTGCGGCCCGGGGCCGGGTTCCGTGCCCATGGCCGTGGGCGGGCCGACCCACGCTGGATGGAGCGGATCAAACAGATCGAGGGCTGGGTCCCCCTGCGAGGTGGCCCAGTCGCCGGGGTTCCCGCTGCCCTCGCCGGCCTGATTGCGCGGCTGGCCGAAGTCGGTGGACATCCCAGCACCGTGGGCGGTCACATCAATGCCGGGATACGGCCACCCCGGTTCCATCCACCCCGCCTGCCAGGACGACGCGGTGGGGGCGTCCGGGTCGTCCAGCGGCCCGGGCAGACCCGCGCCCGCCGGCGGGGCAGGTACCGGCCCGGGCATCGGCGACGTATCCCCGTGGTTCAGCCAGGACAGGTCCTCACTACCCTGCGGGCGGTCCGGTTCGGGGGCAGGGCCCGGCACCGATGCTTGCCCAGGCTGACCCGGATCGCTCACCCCGTACCGCGCCGCCACGTGACTGCGACCTTTCTGGACCAGCTGCAGCAGACCACTGCCGAGCAATACCCCGATCCGGTCACTCACCGTCGCTGGATGCAGTGTGGTTGTCGCCTCGGCGAGGTCTCCCCGGCTGACGGTGATGGTCCCGTTGTTGTCCATACGGTCGATCAGGGCGTTCCACAACTGCCGCAGCTGCTCCGGCTGCTGCCGTGTTGTGGTGGCGATGTGGTCGGCATGCTGGTCGAACAGCGTCCGGGCCCCCTCCTGGTCGAGCACCCACTCGCTGCCCTCAGGCGGGTCCGGCAACGGTGCTTGCTGGGGCT contains:
- the kynU gene encoding kynureninase — protein: MRGDLSRQAAEERDAADPLAGLRDRFVITDPELIYLDGNSLGRLPAATPQALDRLVRQEWGTDLVRSWSSWIDWGRRLGDRLAAHALGARPGEVVVSDSTSVNLYKLAAAALDANPGRHVILVDAEEFPTDRYLLQGLAAQRGLTVRTLPSDLDEGISPADVRQSLDDRVALVVLSAVSYRSGTLLDLAAVNAAAREVGAYVLWDLSHAAGSVPVELTASGADLAVGCTYKYLNGGPGAPAFLYVRQELQARLRQPIWGWFGQRDQFRMGPEYDPAPDIGRFLVGTPPVLSLAALDPALDVLAEAGTDRLRAKGVGLGELMVDLADAWLTPLGFTLASPRDAHRRGSHICLAHPDALRISRTLISEAKVVGDFRVPDRLRLGPAPLYTRYVDVWDGMARLRDLVARGGHEQLPQETPRVT
- the lanKC gene encoding class III lanthionine synthetase LanKC, which produces MDEGYDSFCVTNRLFYDSLGNATDGHTFAAGRPAPAGWTSEATSDWMNYAPEGASLPPQGWKIHVSAGVENAERVLDAVWSYCVPRGLAFKFLRSPRIVLLRNSKYAHRGGSGKFVTIYPRDEAELELACKELDELLSGEAGPYILSDLRYGAGPVYVRYGSFTARYCVTPDGHTVPAIADGTGTLVPDRRDPVFHVPSWVTLPDFLAPHLAARNATSTNEVPYRIEKVIHFSNGGGLYVGRDTRDDTQVVLKEARPLAGLDSDGADAVTRLEREAAMLRRLADLPQVPRLHDEFTLGEHRFIALEFIEGRSLNKVLANRHPLVDADATEAARAAYARWARDVFDQVEAAVQAIHDRGVVYGDLHMANIMVRPDDRITLVDFEVAVAEDESHRPGLRNQGFAAPRHVRGRAADRYALACLRLALFLPLTQLIRLSAAKAAHLADVIVEHFPVSRSFVDPAVAEITAAFDAETAGTDTTGGSGTGAGSSSAVTPVPDLAADDWPALRDRLAKAILASATPERDDRLFPGDIEQFRCGGLNLAHGAAGVLHALAQTGAGRFPEHEEWLARRATNPLSGTRLGFYDGLHGVAYALERLGRRQDALDVVDICLRESWDRLDHSLRSGLSGVALNLFDLAGRTGESALRDAAWRAAERVVAQLADDPGPDISGGTHPYAGLLRGRSGPALLLVRLSELTGDATLLEHAATALRQDLRRCVVRPTGALEVNEGWRTMPYLGQGGVGVGLVLDQYLAHRHDDGFARASAAAYRAARSPMYAQSGLFAGRAGIVAYLAATARTPEQRQELDAQLRRLAWHVMPYGGGVAFPGEKLLRLSMDLGTGTAGVLFALGTARHDEPLTLPFLAPLAGAPDLPRDNGASLTTDTPGGGDLT
- a CDS encoding serine hydrolase, translating into MGPVPAVAGPVPTPTTSVPSAAGVPAPVPSPLGPPCPRQPAPAVSRPPRPSPPPVGAGERAVGGPALATPGLVVPPGSPPPPALTATSWLVADLDTGAVLGACGPHEPGTPASVQKLLLAATLVPTLDPRQVVTVTRADLDIEPGSSAVGLVEGGRYPVELLWLGLLLQSGNDAANVLARLGGDAQGAAGGVQAMNERARQLGAYQTHAVTPSGLDGPGQFTSAYDLALIARVCFADPTFRRYALTGAAQVPAQGRLARGFQIQNENPLVTRYPGALGGKTGFTDLARHTYVGAAERDGRRLVVTLLGAEPRPMRGWEQGAALLDWGFSLPRDATVGRLVDPGEPVPGTPSTGVPAAAPAVVAAPAPAPRTGTRWWGMAGAGVVVLGAALAVVLLRRRRGRRTTLGG